The window TTTCGATCTCATAGAGATGCACGTCGGTCGGCAACTGGTTCGCCGCCAGCGTTGCATCGAAGGCGTCGGCGATCGCGTCGGGCGTCCACGTCTCGCGCTCGATGATCGGCGCGCGGATCGCGGGGTGCGTCATCAAGCTCAGGCGAGTGCCATCGATACGCACGATCTGGCCAGTGATGCCCGCTGCGCGATCGGACAGGAGGTAGACCATCAGTGGCGCGTTGGTTTCGGGCGCGGGCATCGCGGGGCCAGCAGTACGGACCACACCCTGTTCGCGCAGATAGCTGCCCATCACGCCCGACATCGCGCTCGCGGCCATCGGCGAGATCGCGTTGACGCGGACGCCGCTTCCCGCAAGCTCCCCGGCCCAGGCATAGGTGAAGGATGCGACGGCGCCCTTGGTCGCGCCATATCCGCCCAAAGCCGTCTGCCCGGTCTGCGCGCCTGAGGTGACGTTGACGATCGCCCCCTTCCCCGCCGCCAGCATCGGTTCGATCGCGGCTCGCGCGCAGTTGAAGGTGCCGATGATGTTGACGTCGATCATCGCCCGCAGGCTTTCGAGCCTGTCCTGTTCGAGACGCGCCGGGATCATGATCGCCGCATTGTTCACCAGCCCGTCGATCGCGCCAAACGCGGCGACGCACCGTTCGATCAGCGCGGCCGCCTTTTCCGGGCGGGCGATGTCGCTCGGCTCGGCGATCGCGTCCCCGCCATCCGATCGGATCTGATCGGCGATCGCCTCCGCCGCTTCGGCATCGATATCGTTGACGACCACCCGCGCACCCGCCGCGCCCAGCGCCGTCGCATAAGCCGCGCCGATCCCGCGCCCCGCGCCTGTGACGACGATCGCCTTCCCATCCAGTCGCATCGCACTCTCCCATATATTTTGGCGGCAGATGACGCGCATCGGCGAAAGGTTTCAAGCCCGCACGGCTTGAGCTTTGGCGCGGGTGGCCCTATGGCGCGGCTTTAATGTCTGCGAACCTCCCCTGCCCCTTCCCGCATCAGCATCTGACGGGAATTTACGGGCTTATGCCGCATGAGATCGCGTTCCTGCTCGACGAAGCCGAACAGTGGATCGCCCTCAACCGAACCACCACCAAGCATGACAGCCGGCTTGCCGGCCTGACGCTGATCAACGCCTTCTTCGAAAATTCGACGCGCACGCTGCTGTCGTTCGAAATTGCGGGCAAGCGCCTGGGCGCCGACGTCGTCAACATGCAGGTCAGCCAGTCGAGCGTGAAGAAGGGCGAGACTCTGATCGACACCGCCGTCACGCTCAACGCGATGCGCGCGGACATGATCGTGGTGCGGCACCAGTCTTCGGGCGCGGTGCAGTTGCTGGCCGACAAGGTCGATTGCCCGGTGCTCAATGCGGGCGACGGACGGCATGAGCATCCGACGCAGGCTTTGCTCGACGCGCTGACGATCCGCCGCCGCAAGGGCTATATTGCCGGGCTTACGGTTGCGATCTGCGGCGACATCCTCCACAGCCGGGTCGCGCGGTCGAACATTCTCGCGCTGACCGCTTTGGGCGCCGAGGTGCGTGTGGTCGCGCCGCCGACCCTGATGCCGACTGCGATCGAGCGGATGGGCGCCAAGCCTTTCCACGATTTCGATGCAGGCCTCGACGGGGCCGACGTGGTGATGATGCTCCGCCTCCAGAACGAACGAATGGAGGGCGCCTACCTCCCCTCCCCGCGCGAATTCCACGCGCTGTACGGCCTGACGCCCGAGCGATTGGAACGCGCCGCGCCGGACGCGCTGGTGATGCATCCGGGGCCGATGAACCGCGGGGTCGAGATCGTGAGCAGCGTGGCCGATCATCCGACACGATCGGCGATCACCGAACAGGTCGAAATGGGCGTCGCGGTGCGCATGGCGTGCCTGGACGTGCTGACCCGACGACGTCGCGGTGTGGAGGGCTGGGCATGATCAAGCCGCTCGCCATCCGCAACGCGCGCATCATCGATCCGATCGCTAAATCAGATGTTTCCGGCGATATTTTGATAATCGATCGGAAGATTGCGGCGGTCGGCAGCTTCGATGCGCCCGCCGATGCCGAAACGCTCGACGCCAAGGGCGCCTATCTTGCGCCGGGCTTGGTCGACCTTGGCTGCTTCGCGATCGATATGGCGGCCTTCGCGGCCGGCGGCGTCACCCGCGTCGCCCTGATGCCCGATCAGTCGCCCGCGCTCGATCATGCCGCGCTCGTCCAGCGCGCGGCCGCGGCGGGCAAGCCTGATCTATGGGTTCACCCGATCGCCGCAGCGACCAAGGGGCTATCGGGTAACGATCTGGCAGAAATCGGGCTGATGAAGGCGGCGGGCGCCTGCTCGGTGGCAACCGGGCGGCACTGGATTGCCGATTCGGGCGTGATGTATCGCCTGCTGGCTTATGCCGCCGCGCTCGATCTGGTGGTCATCGCGCATGCCGAGGATGGCGGGCTGACCTCCGGCGCCGTCGCGACCGAAGGCGAGATGGCGACCCGCTTCGGCCTGCCCGCTGCGCCCGCGATCGCCGAAGCGATGGCCGTTGCGCGCGATATCGCGCTGGCCGAACGCACCGGCGCCGCGATCCACTTCCGTCAGCTGTCGACGGCCGCCGCCTTCGATCTGGTGCGGGCGGCCAAGGCGCGTGGCGTGCGCGTCACCTGCGGTATCTCGCCCGCATATTTCCTGCTGTCCGACATCGCGATCGGCGGCTTCCGCACCTTCGCCCGCCTCTCCCCGCCGCTGCGCGACAATGACGATGTGGCGGCGGCGGTCGCGGCGATCCGCGACGGCACGGTCGACGTCATCTGTTCGAGCCACGATCCGCTCGGCCCCGAGGCCAAGCGCCTGCCCTATGCCGACGCCGAAGCCGGTATGTCGGGCGCGGAGACTTTGCTGACGCTCTCGCTGGCGCTGGTGCGCGACGGCGTGCTCGCTCTGCCCGATCTGGTCGCCTTGCTCTCGACGGCGCCTGCGAAGCTGCTGGGCCTGCCCGGCGGCACGATCGAACCGGGCGCGGAGGCCGATCTGGTCCTGTTCGATCCCGATGCCTTCTGGAAGATCGATTCCGATCGCATGGCCGGTGCCGCGGGCAATACGCCGTTCGATGGCCTGCCGGTTCAGGGCAAGGTGCTGACCACGATCAAGGGCGGCGTGATCGTCAAATGAAAAGGGCGACCCGGTCGCCCGGATCGCCCTCCAATTTAGCGGTGGAAGCCAGATCAGGCGCGGCGCGCATCCTCGCGGCGCTGCGCCCATTCGAGCGGGCGATCATTGGCGGTGGCGCGAACGAAGCACGAACCGCCAGCCGCCTTGATACGGGTGCAGAGCTTCGCCGCCTCGGCGCGGGTGGCGATGCCGCCCACCGAGAGGCGATAGAGCGTCGCCTTGCCGACGCGATAGTCCGATCCCGACGGCGTATAGGCGGCGAGATAGCCTGCCTTGCCTGCGATACGGCCCCAGGCGGCCTCGGTCCGGTGGGCCGAGCTGAACGCGCCAAGCTGCACCGTGAAGTCACCACCGCGGCTAACGGTCGCGGTGCGCGACTTGGGCTTGCTGACCATCGCGAAGACCGGACGAGCCTTAGGGGCAGCAAGGCGGGCCGGAGCGGCCGTGCGGGCCTTTTCGATCGTCGCGACGGCCATGATCGGCGCAGGCGCAACGACGGGCTGAGCGACGGGAGCCTGTTCGGCGATAGCAACCGGCGCTGCCGGTTCGACAATAGCTTCGGGCTGCGGCGCGGCCTCGGCAAGAACCGGGGCGGGCTCGGCCGGGGTGACAGTCGGCGTAACAAGCGCGAGCGCCGTCGGCATGCCCGGATCCTGAACCGGCGCGACGCCCAGAAGGGCCGCAACCTGCTGCGCGGGATCCTGCGCGGCGGCGATCTGCGACCAGCGGCGCAGGCGATCGGGGATCTGATCGGCCGGCACATCGCGCGCGGCGGTTGCCGAGGCGGCATCCCAGCGGCCGAGCAAAGCATAGCCCAAGGCGAGGTTCTGACGCGCGCGGGCATCGGCGCCCGGTGCGCGGGCGGCGGCCTCGATCATGTCGAGGCCCGCCTCACGACGGCCGGCGAGCATCAGCGCGAGACCGGCTTCGGCATCGGCCTGATCGGCCTTGAGACCATCGAGCGTCGCAAGCGCGGCATCGGCCTTGCCCTGCGCGAGTTCGGCCAGCGCCTTGATCACGGCGATACGGCCCATCGTGGCATCAAGCGCCTGCGCGTCGCCGAACGCCGTCTCGGCCGAACCGAAGCGGCCATTGGCGAGATAGGCGCGGCCGAGCAGCGCGC is drawn from Sphingomonas crocodyli and contains these coding sequences:
- a CDS encoding SDR family NAD(P)-dependent oxidoreductase, which produces MRLDGKAIVVTGAGRGIGAAYATALGAAGARVVVNDIDAEAAEAIADQIRSDGGDAIAEPSDIARPEKAAALIERCVAAFGAIDGLVNNAAIMIPARLEQDRLESLRAMIDVNIIGTFNCARAAIEPMLAAGKGAIVNVTSGAQTGQTALGGYGATKGAVASFTYAWAGELAGSGVRVNAISPMAASAMSGVMGSYLREQGVVRTAGPAMPAPETNAPLMVYLLSDRAAGITGQIVRIDGTRLSLMTHPAIRAPIIERETWTPDAIADAFDATLAANQLPTDVHLYEIEMVR
- a CDS encoding SPOR domain-containing protein; amino-acid sequence: MRKWLAFAMAGLSVAATGCAMTAQHPRLTVSQPAGPRAAATAASAAQDALLARNPLLALGQAETAVGLAPQDANYRALLGRAYLANGRFGSAETAFGDAQALDATMGRIAVIKALAELAQGKADAALATLDGLKADQADAEAGLALMLAGRREAGLDMIEAAARAPGADARARQNLALGYALLGRWDAASATAARDVPADQIPDRLRRWSQIAAAQDPAQQVAALLGVAPVQDPGMPTALALVTPTVTPAEPAPVLAEAAPQPEAIVEPAAPVAIAEQAPVAQPVVAPAPIMAVATIEKARTAAPARLAAPKARPVFAMVSKPKSRTATVSRGGDFTVQLGAFSSAHRTEAAWGRIAGKAGYLAAYTPSGSDYRVGKATLYRLSVGGIATRAEAAKLCTRIKAAGGSCFVRATANDRPLEWAQRREDARRA
- a CDS encoding aspartate carbamoyltransferase catalytic subunit, with protein sequence MSANLPCPFPHQHLTGIYGLMPHEIAFLLDEAEQWIALNRTTTKHDSRLAGLTLINAFFENSTRTLLSFEIAGKRLGADVVNMQVSQSSVKKGETLIDTAVTLNAMRADMIVVRHQSSGAVQLLADKVDCPVLNAGDGRHEHPTQALLDALTIRRRKGYIAGLTVAICGDILHSRVARSNILALTALGAEVRVVAPPTLMPTAIERMGAKPFHDFDAGLDGADVVMMLRLQNERMEGAYLPSPREFHALYGLTPERLERAAPDALVMHPGPMNRGVEIVSSVADHPTRSAITEQVEMGVAVRMACLDVLTRRRRGVEGWA
- a CDS encoding dihydroorotase — translated: MIKPLAIRNARIIDPIAKSDVSGDILIIDRKIAAVGSFDAPADAETLDAKGAYLAPGLVDLGCFAIDMAAFAAGGVTRVALMPDQSPALDHAALVQRAAAAGKPDLWVHPIAAATKGLSGNDLAEIGLMKAAGACSVATGRHWIADSGVMYRLLAYAAALDLVVIAHAEDGGLTSGAVATEGEMATRFGLPAAPAIAEAMAVARDIALAERTGAAIHFRQLSTAAAFDLVRAAKARGVRVTCGISPAYFLLSDIAIGGFRTFARLSPPLRDNDDVAAAVAAIRDGTVDVICSSHDPLGPEAKRLPYADAEAGMSGAETLLTLSLALVRDGVLALPDLVALLSTAPAKLLGLPGGTIEPGAEADLVLFDPDAFWKIDSDRMAGAAGNTPFDGLPVQGKVLTTIKGGVIVK